The nucleotide window GCGCGTCGCGCGCGGCCTGCCATTCCTCCGGCGAAACGATCTCGGGCAGGGTGGCGGTCATCGGGCGTCCTTTCGTCGGATGAAGCCGGTCAGGTCGTCGAAGCAGGAGGTCCAGCCCTCGTCGTGGCCGTCGCGGTCGGCGGCGGTCGGGAAGCCGGTCTGGACGAAGGTCATCTCGGTCTTGCCGTCGAGGTCGGCGAAGTCGATCGTCACCAGGGTCTCGGTGCGCAGGTCGCCCTCGGTGTCCCAGACGAAGGTGAAGACCAGCCGTTCCGGGACGGCGACCTCGCGGTAGACGCCGTGCATCCAGTGCTCGTCACCCTCGGGGGAGCGGATGCACGCCCGCCAGGCGCCGCCGGGCCGGGTGGCGAGGGTGACGGCGGAGCCGGTGTAGCCGCGCGGGCCGAGCCAGCTCGCGAGCTGGTCGGGATCGGTCCACGCGGCGAAGACGAGCTCGCGCGGGGCGTCGAACACGCGGGTGATGGTGAGGTCAGGCATCGCCGGTCAGGCTCCTCAGGTGCTCCTCGAGGCGGTCGAACCCGTCGTCCCAGAAGCGCCGGTAGGTCGCGACCCAGTCGGCGACGTCTGCCAGGGGTTTCGCCTCCAGCCGGCAGGGCCGCCACTGCCGGGTGCGGCCGCGGGTGATCAACCCGGCCTCTTCCAGGACCTTCAGGTGCCGGGACACCGCGGGCAGGCTCATCGGGAACGGCTCGGCGAGCTCGTTCACGGTCGCTTCGCCCGCCGACAGGCGGGCGAGGATGGCGCGCCGGGTCGGGTCGGCGAGGGCCGAGAACGTGCGGCTCAACGTGTCTTTCATTTCACCATCCTGTTAATTAACGCACTCGTTAAATATAGGCCCGAGCTGGCCCTTGTCAAGGTTCTCCGGAGCTGCCCTGAGAGCCGCGTCACTGGTCCTCGGGTTTCCAATAGTAGGAAGCCAAAGTATTTTGGAGAGATGAGCAGCGAGCTGTACCGCCCCGTGCACCCCGTCCGGTTCGTCACCGCGTCGAGCCTCTTCGACGGCCACGACGCATCGATCAACATCATGCGGCGGATCCTGCAGTCGCAGGGCGCGGAGGTCGTCCACCTCGGCCACAACCGGTCGGTCGACGAGGTCGCCACCGCGGCCATCGCCGAGGACGTCCAGGGTGTCGCCATCTCTGCTTACCAGGGCGGGCACGTCGAGTACTTCTCCTACCTGGTGGAGCTGCTGCGCGAGCGCGGCGCCGGGCACATCAAGGTCTTCGGCGGCGGGGGCGGGGTGATCGTGCGCGAGGAGATCGAGCTGCTGCACTCGCGCGGCGTCGCCCGCATCTTCTCGCCCGAGGACGGCTACGAGATGGGCCTGCCGGGCATGATCAACTTCATGGTCAAGGCCTGCGACGTCGACCTGGCGGCCGAGGCCCCCGCGCTGGACAAGGTGCTCTCCGGGGACGTCGCCGCGCTGTCGCGGGTCATCACCCAGCTGCAGGCTTCGACGCTGCCCGGTGAACTGCTGAGCGGCATCACCGAGGCCGCGGGCAAGCGCGCCGTGCCGGTGCTCGGTATCACCGGCACCGGCGGCTCGGGCAAGTCGTCGCTCACCGACGAGCTGAT belongs to Amycolatopsis tolypomycina and includes:
- a CDS encoding ArsR/SmtB family transcription factor, with the translated sequence MKDTLSRTFSALADPTRRAILARLSAGEATVNELAEPFPMSLPAVSRHLKVLEEAGLITRGRTRQWRPCRLEAKPLADVADWVATYRRFWDDGFDRLEEHLRSLTGDA
- a CDS encoding SRPBCC family protein; this translates as MPDLTITRVFDAPRELVFAAWTDPDQLASWLGPRGYTGSAVTLATRPGGAWRACIRSPEGDEHWMHGVYREVAVPERLVFTFVWDTEGDLRTETLVTIDFADLDGKTEMTFVQTGFPTAADRDGHDEGWTSCFDDLTGFIRRKDAR